Proteins co-encoded in one Hyla sarda isolate aHylSar1 chromosome 4, aHylSar1.hap1, whole genome shotgun sequence genomic window:
- the LOC130367623 gene encoding uncharacterized protein LOC130367623 isoform X1 yields the protein MRRLVLIVLYILGGAGSVQQSSSLMELNFTQLRSPDLYLVSCTPQIPEEQVFQVHWKEEHTNGSYSMIAVLSPHWGNYTKFYYQERVKLHKKYGQTYTMELMALKMSVCCEAITFPSGTIYENCITIEEDSDAITYNFQYALLGTLLVGGFFFLASVVLICHICWMRKTSRRSLNLRGARQQLLTRSRRSEIPYRRTSPSVNLAYEAPHNTDLHRNDPLPRRAHLQNTPPIIQLDASEDLSPRNPTMNSHWSSEEPCPTPSNVIPAPHHIYTNVLHRNNQYPKARNVRSLQIEPTINQHQREMFSYEDTDPSSSAPHVNSHPWLFEGTSYSSEDITSPHSFRLNPPRTPESPFMTINPMYHTGSGWAAHPKISHLNYEHSMIS from the exons ATGAGGAGACTGGTCCTTATAGTCCTCTACATTCTAGGAGGAGCAGGTTCAG TACAACAATCCTCATCGCTTATGGAGCTAAACTTCACACAGCTAAGATCTCCTGACCTCTACCTGGTCTCCTGCACCCCTCAGATCCCGGAGGAACAGGTATTCCAGGTGCACTGGAAGGAGGAGCACACCAATGGCTCATACAGCATGATTGCGGTGCTAAGTCCTCACTGGGGAAATTACACAAAATTTTATTATCAGGAAAGGGTAAAGCTACATAAAAAGTATGGCCAAACCTACACGATGGAGCTAATGGCCCTGAAGATGAGCGTCTGCTGTGAAGCTATCACCTTCCCATCTGGGACTATTTATGAGAACTGCATTACCATCGAGGAAGACTCAG ATGCCATTACCTATAACTTCCAATATGCACTTTTGGGGACATTACTGGTGGGTGGATTCTTCTTCCTTGCCTCCGTAGTCCTCATATGTCACATCTGCTGGATGAGGAAGACTTCACG TAGGTCCCTCAATTTAAGAGGTGCAAGGCAGCAATTGTTGACCAGAAGCCGGAGATCCGAAATACCCTACAGAAGAACTTCACCCTCCGTGAACCTTGCCTATGAGGCTCCTCATAATACTGATCTACACCGTAACGACCCACTGCCCAGACGTGCGCATCTCCAGAATACTCCTCCAATAATCCAGCTAGATGCTTCTGAGGATCTATCACCACGAAACCCAACCATGAACAGTCACTGGTCTTCTGAGGAGCCTTGCCCTACACCTTCTAATGTCATACCGGCACCGCACCATATCTATACCAACGTTCTCCATCGCAACAATCAATACCCAAAGGCCCGGAACGTAAGAAGTTTGCAGATAGAACCAACCATAAACCAACATCAACGTGAGATGTTTTCATATGAAGATACCGATCCTTCATCTTCTGCACCACATGTAAACTCGCACCCTTGGTTATTCGAGGGTACATCCTATTCCTCtgaagacatcacatctccacatTCTTTTAGACTCAATCCTCCGAGGACACCAGAATCTCCCTTTATGACCATCAATCCCATGTATCATACTGGTTCAGGCTGGGCTGCCCATCCCAAAATTTCTCATCTGAACTATGAACATTCTATGATCTCATAA
- the LOC130367623 gene encoding uncharacterized protein LOC130367623 isoform X2, which translates to MRRLVLIVLYILGGAGSVQQSSSLMELNFTQLRSPDLYLVSCTPQIPEEQVFQVHWKEEHTNGSYSMIAVLSPHWGNYTKFYYQERVKLHKKYGQTYTMELMALKMSVCCEAITFPSGTIYENCITIEEDSDAITYNFQYALLGTLLVGGFFFLASVVLICHICWMRKTSRSLNLRGARQQLLTRSRRSEIPYRRTSPSVNLAYEAPHNTDLHRNDPLPRRAHLQNTPPIIQLDASEDLSPRNPTMNSHWSSEEPCPTPSNVIPAPHHIYTNVLHRNNQYPKARNVRSLQIEPTINQHQREMFSYEDTDPSSSAPHVNSHPWLFEGTSYSSEDITSPHSFRLNPPRTPESPFMTINPMYHTGSGWAAHPKISHLNYEHSMIS; encoded by the exons ATGAGGAGACTGGTCCTTATAGTCCTCTACATTCTAGGAGGAGCAGGTTCAG TACAACAATCCTCATCGCTTATGGAGCTAAACTTCACACAGCTAAGATCTCCTGACCTCTACCTGGTCTCCTGCACCCCTCAGATCCCGGAGGAACAGGTATTCCAGGTGCACTGGAAGGAGGAGCACACCAATGGCTCATACAGCATGATTGCGGTGCTAAGTCCTCACTGGGGAAATTACACAAAATTTTATTATCAGGAAAGGGTAAAGCTACATAAAAAGTATGGCCAAACCTACACGATGGAGCTAATGGCCCTGAAGATGAGCGTCTGCTGTGAAGCTATCACCTTCCCATCTGGGACTATTTATGAGAACTGCATTACCATCGAGGAAGACTCAG ATGCCATTACCTATAACTTCCAATATGCACTTTTGGGGACATTACTGGTGGGTGGATTCTTCTTCCTTGCCTCCGTAGTCCTCATATGTCACATCTGCTGGATGAGGAAGACTTCACG GTCCCTCAATTTAAGAGGTGCAAGGCAGCAATTGTTGACCAGAAGCCGGAGATCCGAAATACCCTACAGAAGAACTTCACCCTCCGTGAACCTTGCCTATGAGGCTCCTCATAATACTGATCTACACCGTAACGACCCACTGCCCAGACGTGCGCATCTCCAGAATACTCCTCCAATAATCCAGCTAGATGCTTCTGAGGATCTATCACCACGAAACCCAACCATGAACAGTCACTGGTCTTCTGAGGAGCCTTGCCCTACACCTTCTAATGTCATACCGGCACCGCACCATATCTATACCAACGTTCTCCATCGCAACAATCAATACCCAAAGGCCCGGAACGTAAGAAGTTTGCAGATAGAACCAACCATAAACCAACATCAACGTGAGATGTTTTCATATGAAGATACCGATCCTTCATCTTCTGCACCACATGTAAACTCGCACCCTTGGTTATTCGAGGGTACATCCTATTCCTCtgaagacatcacatctccacatTCTTTTAGACTCAATCCTCCGAGGACACCAGAATCTCCCTTTATGACCATCAATCCCATGTATCATACTGGTTCAGGCTGGGCTGCCCATCCCAAAATTTCTCATCTGAACTATGAACATTCTATGATCTCATAA
- the LOC130367622 gene encoding calpain-5-like, with product MVIHFQDQHYDQLKKQCRQQSRLFEDPKFPANNQSLYYSRSPPGNVEWKRPQELVQSPRLFSEGGISPRDLQQGSLGNCWFVAAVSCLAGDPSIWKKVIPSPEEQDWPRSGGGSPHSGIFRFRFWRFGRWVEVVIDDRLPTSGGELIFCRPGQKGNVFWCSLLEKAYAKLIGNYEALDGGSTAEALIDFTGGVSEAISLNEGNYGSDAEKKKLFKSLMKAHARASLISASIRPSPSQGIEEVLSSGLVTGHAYSVTAIRNIALHSGLFSLFRTHKLRLIRLRNPWGSGEWKGAWSDKSEEWKKVSRRQREKLGVTVDDDGEFWMSWDDFCLHFTDITLCRRVNTHLLSTQKTWKEESVFSSWKQHSDPLKDRSGGCPNNKATYLHNPQFCFDVTLDQDNVLISLEQEDRRTQRTAGGGENLPIGFFVFKVEMNRKYRLHCTPAKATSSTYINSRSVMVHTELLKGRYVILPTTFQPGLTGAFFLRVYTDHASHLRELTQDAPRPSCMSFLVGTLRLVTSITVHAASGLSVPGGSRDPAVYATVHCEGKKVTSRSVKGQNPEFDLKAVFYRKHEKRPVIVQVWLSRWTRDSLVGTVSIPCAVGESNQTSVLRLQRKDLTSAGFIMVETSSSSDLTAL from the exons ATGGTTATTCATTTTCAAGACCAACATTATGACCAGCTCAAGAAACAGTGCCGTCAGCAAAGCCGTCTCTTTGAGGACCCCAAGTTCCCGGCAAATAACCAGTCCCTTTACTATAGTAGGAGTCCTCCcggaaatgtagagtggaaaCGCCCCCAG GAGCTTGTTCAGTCACCTCGTCTGTTTTCTGAAGGGGGCATCAGTCCGCGGGACTTGCAGCAGGGCAGTCTGGGTAACTGCTGGTTCGTAGCGGCCGTATCTTGTCTGGCTGGAGATCCTTCAATATGGAAGAAG GTTATACCTTCTCCTGAAGAACAGGACTGGCCTCGCTCCGGAGGAGGTTCCCCACATTCCGGCATCTTCAGGTTCCGATTCTGGCGTTTTGGTCGCTGGGTAGAGGTTGTTATAGACGACCGTCTGCCGACATCTGGAGGGGAGTTGATTTTCTGCCGGCCTGGTCAGAAGGGAAACGTCTTCTGGTGTTCCCTACTTGAGAAGGCCTATGCCAA ACTCATTGGGAATTATGAGGCCttggatggaggcagcactgctgAAGCTCTCATTGACTTTACCGGTGGGGTCTCCGAGGCCATCAGCCTAAATGAAGGGAATTATGGGTCGGATGCGGAAAAGAAGAAGCTGTTCAAGTCATTGATGAAAGCGCACGCTCGGGCATCTCTTATTTCTGCCTCCATCAGG CCAAGCCCCAGTCAAGGTATTGAAGAAGTCCTCTCCAGCGGCCTCGTAACCGGTCACGCCTACAGCGTTACCGCCATTAGGAATATCGCCCTACACTCCGGACTGTTCTCCCTTTTTCGGACGCATAAATTACGACTCATTCGTCTGCGAAATCCCTGGGGGAGCGGAGAATGGAAGGGAGCCTGGAGTGATAA GTCGGAAGAATGGAAGAAAGTGAGTCGAAGACAGAGAGAAAAGCTGGGGGTCACTGTGGATGATGATGGAGAATTTTG GATGAGTTGGGATGACTTCTGCTTACACTTCACCGATATCACTCTCTGCCGACGAGTCAACACTCACCTTCTGAGCACTCAAAAGACGTGGAAAGAAGAATCAGTTTTCTCCTCTTGGAAGCAGCATTCGGATCCCCTGAAAGACAGGAGTGGTGGATGTCCAAATAACAAGGCCACTTACCTACACAACCCACAG TTCTGCTTTGATGTCACGTTAGACCAGGACAATGTTCTCATCTCTCTGGAGCAGGAGGACCGAAGAACCCAACGTACCGCAGGAGGAGGCGAAAACCTACCCATTGGATTCTTTGTCTTTAAG GTAGAGATGAATCGCAAATACCGTCTACATTGCACGCCCGCTAAAGCTACATCTTCAACTTATATAAACTCCCGTAGCGTCATGGTTCATACTGAGCTGCTGAAGGGGCGCTATGTCATCTTGCCGACCACTTTCCAACCAGGGCTAACTGGAGCCTTCTTCCTGCGGGTGTATACAGACCATGCAAGCCACCTAAG GGAACTGACACAAGATGCTCCTCGGCCATCCTGTATGTCCTTCTTGGTGGGCACTCTGCGATTGGTCACCTCTATTACAGTGCATGCAGCATCGGGACTGTCAGTGCCAGGGGGGAGCAGAG ACCCCGCAGTTTATGCTACAGTTCACTGTGAGGGCAAAAAAGTGACCTCAAGGAGTGTCAAGGGCCAGAACCCAGAGTTTGACCTGAAGGCAGTATTCTACCGTAAGCATGAGAAGCGACCGGTTATTGTGCAG GTTTGGCTGTCTCGCTGGACCAGGGACTCTCTCGTGGGTACTGTGTCCATTCCATGTGCCGTCGGAGAATCCAACCAAACCTCAGTCCTGAGACTTCAGAGGAAGGACTTGACATCTGCTGGATTCATCATGGTGGAGACATCGAGCAGCTCAGACCTGACTGCACTCTGA